Proteins encoded together in one Papio anubis isolate 15944 chromosome 3, Panubis1.0, whole genome shotgun sequence window:
- the SGMS2 gene encoding phosphatidylcholine:ceramide cholinephosphotransferase 2, whose protein sequence is MDIIETAKLEEHLENQPSDPTNTYTRPTEPVEEENKNGNGKPKSLSSGLRKGTKKYPDYIQIAMPTESRNKFPLEWWKTGIAFIYAVFNLVLTTVMITVVHERVPPKELSPPLPDKFFDYIDRVKWAFSVSEINGIILVGLWITQWLFLRYKSIVGRRFCFIIGTLYLYRCITMYVTTLPVPGMHFQCAPKLNGDSQAKVQRILRLISGGGLSITGSHILCGDFLFSGHTVTLTLTYLFIKEYSPRHFWWYHLICWLLSAAGIICILVAHEHYTVDVIIAYYITTRLFWWYHSMANEKNLKVSSQTNFLSRAWWFPIFYFFEKNVQGSIPCCFSWPLSWPPGCFKSSCKKYSRVQKIGEDNEKST, encoded by the exons ATGGATATCATAGAGACAGCAAAACTTGAAGAACATTTGGAAAATCAACCCAGTGATCCTACAAACACTTACACAAGACCCACTGAACCtgttgaagaagaaaacaaaaatggcaatGGTAAACCCAAGAGCTTATCCAGTGGGCTGCGAAAAGGCACCAAAAAGTACCCGGACTATATCCAAATTGCTATGCCCACTGAATCAAGGAACAAATTTCCACTAGAGTGGTGGAAAACGGGCATTGCCTTCATATATGCGGTTTTCAACCTCGTCTTGACAACCGTCATGATCACAGTTGTACATGAGAGGGTCCCTCCCAAGGAGCTTAGCCCTCCACTCCCAGACAAGTTTTTTGATTACATTGATAGGGTGAAATGGGCATTTTCTGTATCAGaaataaatgggattatattaGTTGGATTATGGATCACCCAGTGGCTGTTTCTGAGATACAA gtcAATAGTGGGACGCAGATTCTGTTTTATTATTGGAACTTTATACCTGTATCGCTGCATTACAATGTATGTTACTACTCTACCTGTGCCTGGAATGCATTTCCAGTGTGCTCCAAAG CTTAATGGAGACTCTCAGGCAAAAGTACAACGGATTCTACGATTGATTTCTGGTGGTGGATTGTCCATAACTGGATCACATATCTTATGTGGAGACTTCCTCTTCAGCGGTCACACGGTTACGCTGACACTGACTTATTTGTTCATCAAAGAAT ATTCGCCTCGTCACTTCTGGTGGTATCATTTAATCTGCTGGCTGCTGAGTGCTGCCGGGATCATCTGCATTCTTGTAGCACATGAACACTACACTGTCGATGTGATCATTGCTTATTATATCACAACACGACTGTTTTGGTGGTACCATTCAATGGCCAATGAAAAG AACTTGAAGGTCTCTTCACAGACTAATTTCTTATCTCGAGCATGGTGGTTccccatcttttatttttttgagaaaaatgtacaAGGTTCAATTCCTTGCTGCTTCTCCTGGCCGCTGTCTTGGCCTCCTGGCTGCTTCAAATCATCATGCAAAAAGTATTCACGGGTTCAGAAGATTGGTGAAGACAATGAGAAATCGACCTGA